In Musa acuminata AAA Group cultivar baxijiao chromosome BXJ2-8, Cavendish_Baxijiao_AAA, whole genome shotgun sequence, one genomic interval encodes:
- the LOC135619658 gene encoding NAC domain-containing protein 87-like, which translates to MVDVSVLNDVDDCIDLPPGFRFHPTDEEIITHYLTPKVTDLGFTAKAMGDVDLNKCEPWDLPGKAKMGEKDLFFFCHKDRKYPTGMRTNRATEAGYWKATGKDKEIYRDKGVLVGMKKTLVFYQGRAPKGQKTNWVMHEFRLEGKHSLPNLPNSAKDEWVVCRVFHKNIGLKKSPLGDDLMDLATLPPFMDPPRMESNFTGLPPGVEDPSAYCTLLGSTDVGYLHQDEAMMRAFAAANNDVSAATRKPCKVEQFTDTSSAAVSKHYDDLDFTWTSYGF; encoded by the exons ATGGTGGATGTCTCGGTGCTCAACGACGTGGATGACTGCATCGACTTGCCTCCTGGGTTCAGATTCCACCCCACGGATGAAGAGATCATAACTCACTACCTCACACCAAAGGTCACTGACCTTGGCTTCACCGCTAAAGCTATGGGAGATGTGGACTTGAACAAGTGCGAGCCATGGGATCTTCCAG GCAAGGCGAAGATGGGGGAGAAGGACTTGTTCTTCTTCTGCCACAAGGACAGGAAGTACCCAACTGGCATGAGGACCAACAGAGCTACCGAAGCTGGCTACTGGAAGGCCACAGGAAAAGATAAGGAGATCTATAGGGACAAAGGAGTCCTCGTTGGCATGAAGAAGACCCTTGTGTTCTACCAAGGAAGAGCTCCCAAGGGACAAAAGACTAATTGGGTGATGCACGAGTTCAGGCTTGAAGGCAAGCATTCTCTCCCCAATCTGCCAAACTCCGCAAAG GATGAATGGGTTGTGTGTAGGGTCTTCCACAAGAACATAGGACTGAAGAAAAGCCCACTTGGGGACGATCTCATGGACCTTGCTACCTTGCCTCCGTTCATGGATCCCCCTCGCATGGAATCCAACTTCACAGGTCTTCCTCCTGGCGTGGAGGATCCAAGCGCTTACTGCACGCTGCTGGGATCGACGGACGTGGGCTACTTGCACCAGGATGAAGCAATGATGAGAGCATTCGCTGCTGCAAACAACGACGTATCCGCCGCCACAAGGAAGCCGTGCAAGGTGGAGCAGTTCACCGACACCTCTTCTGCTGCTGTGTCGAAGCATTACGACGACTTGGACTTCACCTGGACAAGCTATGGATTCTGA
- the LOC135619659 gene encoding thioredoxin-like 1-2, chloroplastic, translating into MAELLAQRCFLSSSSGHACLSRSREQRESPAFVALRRSGFHGRTLALGAPRGKLLRGRVSSVPVQMTPSIGKSLKWWEKGLQANMKEIESAQDLVDSLLNAGDKLVIVDFFSSGCGGCRALHPKICQFAEKNPNVLFLQINYEKLKSMCYSLHVHVLPFFRFYRGAHGRLGSFSCTNATIKKFKDALAKHSTDRCSLGPAKGLEESELLALAANTDLSFNYAKMPSLFPSPDDVAERARASPKFPVLATLSDTQDSEDKAMVIAGR; encoded by the exons ATGGCGGAGCTTTTGGCTCAAAGGTGCTTCCTTTCCTCGTCCAGCGGCCACGCTTGCTTGTCGCGTTCTCGCGAGCAGAGGGAGAGCCCCGCGTTTGTGGCGCTCCGTCGCAGTGGCTTCCACGGGAGGACATTGGCTCTTGGTGCGCCGCGAGGGAAGCTCTTGCGTGGACGCGTCTCTTCGGTTCCTGTGCAG ATGACCCCTTCGATCGGAAAGTCTTTGAAATGGTGGGAAAAGGGTCTCCAAGCCAACATGAAGGAGATCGAGTCGGCGCAAGATCTCGTCGACTCCTTATTGAACGCAGGCGACAAGCTTGttattgtagatttcttctcctCTGGATGTGGAGGCTGCAGGGCCCTCCATCCCAAG ATTTGCCAGTTTGCAGAGAAGAACCCTAATGTCCTGTTTCTTCAAATCAACTATGAGAAGCTCAAGTCCATGTGTTATAGCTTGCATGTCCATGTCCTCCCATTTTTTAGGTTCTACCGCGGAGCCCATGGGCGCCTCGGCAGCTTCAGCTGCACCAATGCCACT ATCAAGAAATTTAAAGATGCATTGGCCAAGCACAGCACGGACAGGTGCAGCCTCGGCCCAGCAAAGGGCTTGGAGGAGTCGGAGCTTCTGGCTCTGGCTGCAAACACAGACCTCTCCTTCAATTACGCCAAGATGCCATCTCTTTTTCCAAGTCCTGATGATGTTGCAGAGAGAGCTCGTGCAAGCCCAAAATTCCCTGTGCTTGCAACCCTCAGCGACACCCAGGATTCTGAAGACAAGGCCATGGTCATCGCTGGCAGATGA
- the LOC135584746 gene encoding kinesin-like protein KIN-14B isoform X1, translating to MDEPEGVEPICCIIKDLQSSNLKGDLQVKSKMFEKMNRDCDESNNNLCVSKIQDALASLTVQLKELSIRRRQALNDFLDLKGNIRVFCRVRPFLPDEICGYARRVLTSDTTKLFLRIADDKNKQYSFDKVFHPQSTQEEVFSEIEPVIKSALDGYNVCIFAYGQTGTGKTYSMEGVPSNLGLVPRGIRAIFEQALESNYTFQFTFSMLEIYMGTLRDLLVPQSTKQRVHKACLSIQMNSLGGIEIENLVSIKVSNFEQVKRLYNLGSRSRSTASTKSNLKSSRSHCLTCISLTCSAAPERQKETNKIWMVDLGGSERLLKTQATGRRLEEGKAINLSLSALGDVISALQHKKNHVPYRNSKLTQVLRDSLGSDSKTLMFVHVSPKEEDLCETICSLGFATRVRSIHLESEKSPELQAKKEVEMAKLQQTITELESEQKDVQREIGRLNERLTLLTGFDQSNDVHAKGSLTVTGDLHFNGEVDLHNAKGFKRTSPSLPRFMKPTICSKQKTGSVHLSSTGTRKKSSIPSKMKRSASVYAESITSQAKDTACLSDYGSDFSMSTGYAIQGHGADDDTECSQGTSEYEIKQVIFPEQEKSPRSSMTSLHDGCFNNGSMKVKEINKNKHFTEDWLHLQTTGQTRTHNVGGKRIFAIPVDKRNIMCKQQNRVIYCNQAEIQNFRKRNSGSTKKTNLNGVDSLKSIVLDEARRFIVCSLTDMEDTQLDQNQDHDQVAAERTGGQVQEDLTVVTVLTETSGFRENPISVDSYNEDCSRPEQQENKEGSCMLFRTPRRSLFATHSLQPDQHTDLKESMIHITSCHDEEHGTNGLFLKTIQRLWASVLLGLGIQSLGLGCDFFHGLLH from the exons ATGGATGAACCTGAAGGTGTAGAGCCAA TTTGCTGCATAATCAAGGACCTGCAATCGAGCAATTTAAAAGGTGATCTGCAGGTAaagagcaaaatgtttgaaaagatGAATCGAGACTGTGATGAATCCAACAATAATCTTTGTGTTTCAAAGATTCAAG ATGCATTAGCTTCTCTTACTGTCCAACTGAAAGAGTTATCCATACGGAGGAGACAAGCACTAAATGATTTTCTTGATCTAAAAG GGAATATTCGAGTATTTTGCCGTGTAAGGCCTTTCCTCCCTGATGAGATTTGTGGATATGCAAGACGAGTGCTCACTTCAGATACAACTAAGTTGTTCCTAAGAATTGCTGATGATAAGAACAAGCAATACAGTTTCGACAAGGTTTTTCATCCACAATCAACACAAG AAGAAGTGTTTTCTGAGATTGAACCTGTGATCAAATCTGCCTTGGATGGCTATAATGTCTGCATCTTTGCTTATGGGCAAACTGGAACTGGTAAAACTTATAGCATG GAAGGTGTTCCGAGCAATCTTGGTCTTGTGCCTCGTGGGATTCGGGCAATATTTGAACAAGCATTAGAAAGCAATTATACATTCCAGTTCACCTTCAGCATGCTTGAGATCTACATGGGCACTCTAAGAGATCTACTTGTTCCACAAAGCACAAAGCAAAGGGTTCATAAAGCATG CCTTTCAATTCAAATGAACTCACTTGGAGGCATTGAGATAGAGAACCTTGTATCTATCAAAGTGAGCAACTTTGAGCAAGTTAAAAGACTATACAACCTTGGAAGCCGATCCAGGTCAACAGCTTCCACAAAGTCCAATTTGAAGTCAAGCAGATCTCACTG CCTTACTTGCATATCACTAACTTGTTCTGCTGCACCTGAGAGACAAAaggaaacaaataagatatggatGGTCGATCTAGGTGGAAGTGAGCGGCTGTTAAAGACACAAGCAACAGGAAGAAGACTGGAAGAGGGGAAGGCAATTAACTTGTCACTGTCAGCTCTTGGTGATGTCATCAGTGCACTCCAGCATAAGAAGAACCATGTTCCATACAG GAACAGCAAGCTTACACAAGTTCTCAGAGATTCACTAG GATCAGACTCAAAGACGTTGATGTTTGTCCATGTAAGCCCCAAAGAAGAAGATTTATGTGAGACAATTTGTTCTTTGGGTTTTGCTACACGAGTGAGAAGTATCCACCTAGAAAGTGAAAAATCACCA GAACTGCAAGCTAAGAAGGAAGTTGAAATGGCTAAGCTGCAACAAACAATAACAGAACTAGAAAGTGAACAAAAAGATGTTCAAAGAGAAATTGGGAGGCTCAATGAGAGACTAACACTTCTAACGGGATTCGATCAATCGAATGATGTGCATGCAAAAGGTTCACTGACAGTGACTGGAGATCTTCACTTTAATGGGGAAGTTGATTTGCATAATGCCAAGGGTTTCAAAAGAACATCTCCAAGCTTGCCCAGGTTCATGAAACCAACAATTTGCAGTAAACAAAAGACTGGTTCAGTTCACCTTTCTTCTACAGGTACAAGAAAGAAATCATCAATTCCTTCAAAGATGAAAAGGTCTGCATCTGTCTATGCTGAATCCATAACTTCTCAAGCAAAGGATACTGCTTGTCTGTCTGACTACGGTTCAGATTTTAGCATGTCCACCGGCTATGCAATTCAGGGACATGGTGCAGATGATGATACTGAATGTAGTCAAGGCACTTCAGAATATGAGATTAAACAAGTAATTTTCCCGGAACAGGAGAAATCCCCAAGAAGTTCAATGACTTCTCTTCATGATGGATGCTTCAACAATGGAAGTATGAAGGTCaaagaaattaataaaaataagcaTTTCACTGAAGATTGGCTTCATCTACAAACAACAGGTCAAACTCGAACACATAATGTTGGTGGTAAACGCATATTTGCTATTCCGGTTGACAAGAGAAATATCATGTGCAAGCAACAGAACAGAGTAATATACTGTAACCAGGCAGAGATCCAAAATTTTAGAAAGAGAAATTCAGGGTCCACAAAGAAGACAAATCTTAATGGTGTAGATTCTCTAAAAAGCATTGTATTAGATGAAGCAAGAAGATTCATTGTTTGTTCACTGACTGACATGGAAGATACACAGCTTGAtcagaaccaagatcatgatcaaGTAGCTGCAGAAAGAACAGGTGGTCAAGTACAAGAAGATTTGACTGTAGTCACTGTACTAACAGAAACATCTGGATTCAGAGAAAACCCCATTTCAGTGGACAGCTACAATGAAGATTGTTCAAGGCCAGAACAACAGGAGAACAAAGAGGGATCTTGCATGCTTTTTAGAACACCTAGGAGATCACTATTTGCAACTCATTCATTACAACCAGACCAACATACTGACTTGAAAGAGTCGATGATACATATTACCAGTTGCCATGATGAAGAACACG GTACAAATGGGCTATTCTTGAAGACCATCCAAAGGTTGTGGGCAAGTGTACTACTAGGCTTGGGCATTCAGAGTCTTGGACTAGGCTGTGATTTCTTCCATGGCTTACTACATTAA
- the LOC135584746 gene encoding kinesin-like protein KIN-14B isoform X2: MELFRVCCIIKDLQSSNLKGDLQVKSKMFEKMNRDCDESNNNLCVSKIQDALASLTVQLKELSIRRRQALNDFLDLKGNIRVFCRVRPFLPDEICGYARRVLTSDTTKLFLRIADDKNKQYSFDKVFHPQSTQEEVFSEIEPVIKSALDGYNVCIFAYGQTGTGKTYSMEGVPSNLGLVPRGIRAIFEQALESNYTFQFTFSMLEIYMGTLRDLLVPQSTKQRVHKACLSIQMNSLGGIEIENLVSIKVSNFEQVKRLYNLGSRSRSTASTKSNLKSSRSHCLTCISLTCSAAPERQKETNKIWMVDLGGSERLLKTQATGRRLEEGKAINLSLSALGDVISALQHKKNHVPYRNSKLTQVLRDSLGSDSKTLMFVHVSPKEEDLCETICSLGFATRVRSIHLESEKSPELQAKKEVEMAKLQQTITELESEQKDVQREIGRLNERLTLLTGFDQSNDVHAKGSLTVTGDLHFNGEVDLHNAKGFKRTSPSLPRFMKPTICSKQKTGSVHLSSTGTRKKSSIPSKMKRSASVYAESITSQAKDTACLSDYGSDFSMSTGYAIQGHGADDDTECSQGTSEYEIKQVIFPEQEKSPRSSMTSLHDGCFNNGSMKVKEINKNKHFTEDWLHLQTTGQTRTHNVGGKRIFAIPVDKRNIMCKQQNRVIYCNQAEIQNFRKRNSGSTKKTNLNGVDSLKSIVLDEARRFIVCSLTDMEDTQLDQNQDHDQVAAERTGGQVQEDLTVVTVLTETSGFRENPISVDSYNEDCSRPEQQENKEGSCMLFRTPRRSLFATHSLQPDQHTDLKESMIHITSCHDEEHGTNGLFLKTIQRLWASVLLGLGIQSLGLGCDFFHGLLH; the protein is encoded by the exons ATGGAGCTCTTCAGAG TTTGCTGCATAATCAAGGACCTGCAATCGAGCAATTTAAAAGGTGATCTGCAGGTAaagagcaaaatgtttgaaaagatGAATCGAGACTGTGATGAATCCAACAATAATCTTTGTGTTTCAAAGATTCAAG ATGCATTAGCTTCTCTTACTGTCCAACTGAAAGAGTTATCCATACGGAGGAGACAAGCACTAAATGATTTTCTTGATCTAAAAG GGAATATTCGAGTATTTTGCCGTGTAAGGCCTTTCCTCCCTGATGAGATTTGTGGATATGCAAGACGAGTGCTCACTTCAGATACAACTAAGTTGTTCCTAAGAATTGCTGATGATAAGAACAAGCAATACAGTTTCGACAAGGTTTTTCATCCACAATCAACACAAG AAGAAGTGTTTTCTGAGATTGAACCTGTGATCAAATCTGCCTTGGATGGCTATAATGTCTGCATCTTTGCTTATGGGCAAACTGGAACTGGTAAAACTTATAGCATG GAAGGTGTTCCGAGCAATCTTGGTCTTGTGCCTCGTGGGATTCGGGCAATATTTGAACAAGCATTAGAAAGCAATTATACATTCCAGTTCACCTTCAGCATGCTTGAGATCTACATGGGCACTCTAAGAGATCTACTTGTTCCACAAAGCACAAAGCAAAGGGTTCATAAAGCATG CCTTTCAATTCAAATGAACTCACTTGGAGGCATTGAGATAGAGAACCTTGTATCTATCAAAGTGAGCAACTTTGAGCAAGTTAAAAGACTATACAACCTTGGAAGCCGATCCAGGTCAACAGCTTCCACAAAGTCCAATTTGAAGTCAAGCAGATCTCACTG CCTTACTTGCATATCACTAACTTGTTCTGCTGCACCTGAGAGACAAAaggaaacaaataagatatggatGGTCGATCTAGGTGGAAGTGAGCGGCTGTTAAAGACACAAGCAACAGGAAGAAGACTGGAAGAGGGGAAGGCAATTAACTTGTCACTGTCAGCTCTTGGTGATGTCATCAGTGCACTCCAGCATAAGAAGAACCATGTTCCATACAG GAACAGCAAGCTTACACAAGTTCTCAGAGATTCACTAG GATCAGACTCAAAGACGTTGATGTTTGTCCATGTAAGCCCCAAAGAAGAAGATTTATGTGAGACAATTTGTTCTTTGGGTTTTGCTACACGAGTGAGAAGTATCCACCTAGAAAGTGAAAAATCACCA GAACTGCAAGCTAAGAAGGAAGTTGAAATGGCTAAGCTGCAACAAACAATAACAGAACTAGAAAGTGAACAAAAAGATGTTCAAAGAGAAATTGGGAGGCTCAATGAGAGACTAACACTTCTAACGGGATTCGATCAATCGAATGATGTGCATGCAAAAGGTTCACTGACAGTGACTGGAGATCTTCACTTTAATGGGGAAGTTGATTTGCATAATGCCAAGGGTTTCAAAAGAACATCTCCAAGCTTGCCCAGGTTCATGAAACCAACAATTTGCAGTAAACAAAAGACTGGTTCAGTTCACCTTTCTTCTACAGGTACAAGAAAGAAATCATCAATTCCTTCAAAGATGAAAAGGTCTGCATCTGTCTATGCTGAATCCATAACTTCTCAAGCAAAGGATACTGCTTGTCTGTCTGACTACGGTTCAGATTTTAGCATGTCCACCGGCTATGCAATTCAGGGACATGGTGCAGATGATGATACTGAATGTAGTCAAGGCACTTCAGAATATGAGATTAAACAAGTAATTTTCCCGGAACAGGAGAAATCCCCAAGAAGTTCAATGACTTCTCTTCATGATGGATGCTTCAACAATGGAAGTATGAAGGTCaaagaaattaataaaaataagcaTTTCACTGAAGATTGGCTTCATCTACAAACAACAGGTCAAACTCGAACACATAATGTTGGTGGTAAACGCATATTTGCTATTCCGGTTGACAAGAGAAATATCATGTGCAAGCAACAGAACAGAGTAATATACTGTAACCAGGCAGAGATCCAAAATTTTAGAAAGAGAAATTCAGGGTCCACAAAGAAGACAAATCTTAATGGTGTAGATTCTCTAAAAAGCATTGTATTAGATGAAGCAAGAAGATTCATTGTTTGTTCACTGACTGACATGGAAGATACACAGCTTGAtcagaaccaagatcatgatcaaGTAGCTGCAGAAAGAACAGGTGGTCAAGTACAAGAAGATTTGACTGTAGTCACTGTACTAACAGAAACATCTGGATTCAGAGAAAACCCCATTTCAGTGGACAGCTACAATGAAGATTGTTCAAGGCCAGAACAACAGGAGAACAAAGAGGGATCTTGCATGCTTTTTAGAACACCTAGGAGATCACTATTTGCAACTCATTCATTACAACCAGACCAACATACTGACTTGAAAGAGTCGATGATACATATTACCAGTTGCCATGATGAAGAACACG GTACAAATGGGCTATTCTTGAAGACCATCCAAAGGTTGTGGGCAAGTGTACTACTAGGCTTGGGCATTCAGAGTCTTGGACTAGGCTGTGATTTCTTCCATGGCTTACTACATTAA
- the LOC135584746 gene encoding kinesin-like protein KIN-14B isoform X3 has translation MFEKMNRDCDESNNNLCVSKIQDALASLTVQLKELSIRRRQALNDFLDLKGNIRVFCRVRPFLPDEICGYARRVLTSDTTKLFLRIADDKNKQYSFDKVFHPQSTQEEVFSEIEPVIKSALDGYNVCIFAYGQTGTGKTYSMEGVPSNLGLVPRGIRAIFEQALESNYTFQFTFSMLEIYMGTLRDLLVPQSTKQRVHKACLSIQMNSLGGIEIENLVSIKVSNFEQVKRLYNLGSRSRSTASTKSNLKSSRSHCLTCISLTCSAAPERQKETNKIWMVDLGGSERLLKTQATGRRLEEGKAINLSLSALGDVISALQHKKNHVPYRNSKLTQVLRDSLGSDSKTLMFVHVSPKEEDLCETICSLGFATRVRSIHLESEKSPELQAKKEVEMAKLQQTITELESEQKDVQREIGRLNERLTLLTGFDQSNDVHAKGSLTVTGDLHFNGEVDLHNAKGFKRTSPSLPRFMKPTICSKQKTGSVHLSSTGTRKKSSIPSKMKRSASVYAESITSQAKDTACLSDYGSDFSMSTGYAIQGHGADDDTECSQGTSEYEIKQVIFPEQEKSPRSSMTSLHDGCFNNGSMKVKEINKNKHFTEDWLHLQTTGQTRTHNVGGKRIFAIPVDKRNIMCKQQNRVIYCNQAEIQNFRKRNSGSTKKTNLNGVDSLKSIVLDEARRFIVCSLTDMEDTQLDQNQDHDQVAAERTGGQVQEDLTVVTVLTETSGFRENPISVDSYNEDCSRPEQQENKEGSCMLFRTPRRSLFATHSLQPDQHTDLKESMIHITSCHDEEHGTNGLFLKTIQRLWASVLLGLGIQSLGLGCDFFHGLLH, from the exons atgtttgaaaagatGAATCGAGACTGTGATGAATCCAACAATAATCTTTGTGTTTCAAAGATTCAAG ATGCATTAGCTTCTCTTACTGTCCAACTGAAAGAGTTATCCATACGGAGGAGACAAGCACTAAATGATTTTCTTGATCTAAAAG GGAATATTCGAGTATTTTGCCGTGTAAGGCCTTTCCTCCCTGATGAGATTTGTGGATATGCAAGACGAGTGCTCACTTCAGATACAACTAAGTTGTTCCTAAGAATTGCTGATGATAAGAACAAGCAATACAGTTTCGACAAGGTTTTTCATCCACAATCAACACAAG AAGAAGTGTTTTCTGAGATTGAACCTGTGATCAAATCTGCCTTGGATGGCTATAATGTCTGCATCTTTGCTTATGGGCAAACTGGAACTGGTAAAACTTATAGCATG GAAGGTGTTCCGAGCAATCTTGGTCTTGTGCCTCGTGGGATTCGGGCAATATTTGAACAAGCATTAGAAAGCAATTATACATTCCAGTTCACCTTCAGCATGCTTGAGATCTACATGGGCACTCTAAGAGATCTACTTGTTCCACAAAGCACAAAGCAAAGGGTTCATAAAGCATG CCTTTCAATTCAAATGAACTCACTTGGAGGCATTGAGATAGAGAACCTTGTATCTATCAAAGTGAGCAACTTTGAGCAAGTTAAAAGACTATACAACCTTGGAAGCCGATCCAGGTCAACAGCTTCCACAAAGTCCAATTTGAAGTCAAGCAGATCTCACTG CCTTACTTGCATATCACTAACTTGTTCTGCTGCACCTGAGAGACAAAaggaaacaaataagatatggatGGTCGATCTAGGTGGAAGTGAGCGGCTGTTAAAGACACAAGCAACAGGAAGAAGACTGGAAGAGGGGAAGGCAATTAACTTGTCACTGTCAGCTCTTGGTGATGTCATCAGTGCACTCCAGCATAAGAAGAACCATGTTCCATACAG GAACAGCAAGCTTACACAAGTTCTCAGAGATTCACTAG GATCAGACTCAAAGACGTTGATGTTTGTCCATGTAAGCCCCAAAGAAGAAGATTTATGTGAGACAATTTGTTCTTTGGGTTTTGCTACACGAGTGAGAAGTATCCACCTAGAAAGTGAAAAATCACCA GAACTGCAAGCTAAGAAGGAAGTTGAAATGGCTAAGCTGCAACAAACAATAACAGAACTAGAAAGTGAACAAAAAGATGTTCAAAGAGAAATTGGGAGGCTCAATGAGAGACTAACACTTCTAACGGGATTCGATCAATCGAATGATGTGCATGCAAAAGGTTCACTGACAGTGACTGGAGATCTTCACTTTAATGGGGAAGTTGATTTGCATAATGCCAAGGGTTTCAAAAGAACATCTCCAAGCTTGCCCAGGTTCATGAAACCAACAATTTGCAGTAAACAAAAGACTGGTTCAGTTCACCTTTCTTCTACAGGTACAAGAAAGAAATCATCAATTCCTTCAAAGATGAAAAGGTCTGCATCTGTCTATGCTGAATCCATAACTTCTCAAGCAAAGGATACTGCTTGTCTGTCTGACTACGGTTCAGATTTTAGCATGTCCACCGGCTATGCAATTCAGGGACATGGTGCAGATGATGATACTGAATGTAGTCAAGGCACTTCAGAATATGAGATTAAACAAGTAATTTTCCCGGAACAGGAGAAATCCCCAAGAAGTTCAATGACTTCTCTTCATGATGGATGCTTCAACAATGGAAGTATGAAGGTCaaagaaattaataaaaataagcaTTTCACTGAAGATTGGCTTCATCTACAAACAACAGGTCAAACTCGAACACATAATGTTGGTGGTAAACGCATATTTGCTATTCCGGTTGACAAGAGAAATATCATGTGCAAGCAACAGAACAGAGTAATATACTGTAACCAGGCAGAGATCCAAAATTTTAGAAAGAGAAATTCAGGGTCCACAAAGAAGACAAATCTTAATGGTGTAGATTCTCTAAAAAGCATTGTATTAGATGAAGCAAGAAGATTCATTGTTTGTTCACTGACTGACATGGAAGATACACAGCTTGAtcagaaccaagatcatgatcaaGTAGCTGCAGAAAGAACAGGTGGTCAAGTACAAGAAGATTTGACTGTAGTCACTGTACTAACAGAAACATCTGGATTCAGAGAAAACCCCATTTCAGTGGACAGCTACAATGAAGATTGTTCAAGGCCAGAACAACAGGAGAACAAAGAGGGATCTTGCATGCTTTTTAGAACACCTAGGAGATCACTATTTGCAACTCATTCATTACAACCAGACCAACATACTGACTTGAAAGAGTCGATGATACATATTACCAGTTGCCATGATGAAGAACACG GTACAAATGGGCTATTCTTGAAGACCATCCAAAGGTTGTGGGCAAGTGTACTACTAGGCTTGGGCATTCAGAGTCTTGGACTAGGCTGTGATTTCTTCCATGGCTTACTACATTAA